TACACTATCAATATATAAAAGTTAAGCTCATAAAGAACAACATTACATATCATGTTGCTTTATCAGCCAAACTGCTTTAGcttagaagaagaaaacaaaagatTCAGGTCAATCTTTGCTACTTCAActtggaaaaaaaaaaatcaaaatgtgAAATAgcttcttctttattcatctatATGTTGCTCTTAATTTCCTACTTATAGGAAATAGTCACCAACTTGGAGACAAATTCTTCAATATTTCTATCTGAACTTCCTCCTTCATCCACAGCTTTTCTAGCCAATTCCTTCCATTTCTTTGCATTTTCCGTAATaatttttcctttctcttcttcCATCACTCTCCGTATACATTCTTCAATAACTTCTCTTCTAAGTATTCCTTTTTCATCTTGTTTTGCTCTTACTCCCATCCCCCAAACATCTTCGACAAGCTTTGCATTTGTTGGCTGATCTGACCATTGTGGCATTGCAACCATTGGTACGCCCAAACTAATTGCTTCCAAAGTTGAATTCCACCCACAGTGTGTGAGAAAACACCCTATTGATTTATGTTCCAAGACTTGTAATTGTAGACACCATGACACGACTAATCCTTTTTCACTTGCTAATTCCTCTAAAAAGTTGTTGGGAAGTTTGGATTCTTCAGTGGATCTAACAACCCACAAGAAGTTCTTGTTGCTACTTTTCAAACCCCATGCTAATTCTTCCATTTGCTCAGGTTCTAGTTTGGTTAAACTTCCAAATGATACATATACCACTGAGCTGATTGGTTGGTGATTTAACCAGTTTGGGCATTCATTTGTCATTGGCTTGAAGATACTAAGGCCATATTCTTTGTCATCTGGTAGCCTCTTGTCTAGGTATATTGATGGTATAGTTGGTCCAATTGTCTTGATTGGATAAAGCTTGGACATCCAATCAATTACCTACATGTCAACAAATTAGAAGGATGAGATTTCATGTGACAATTTAAATATTGTGTGTACCTTAGATGGTTAAAATATTAACTCCAATATGTATTATGTGGTTCTTTTTCTATGTTTTTTCCTACTACATAGTACCTCAAGAATGAATACTCTGTTACACTTGTAAAAACTGTGGATGAATAAATATCCTGTGGACAAGACCTGCTTTGGAAAAAGTTAATATTGTAGTAGTACTTTTTACCAAGTACTACTTGTGGTCCATATTACCATCTGTGTTTCTAAACATAAACTGCGCTTTATTTCTTTTAGAATTGGAGCAATAAGGCTGTTAAACTGGTATAGTGAATCAGAGTGTTGTATTTTTCTATGCAGCCAATTGGCAAAGTTCCAAATGGACTTAACAGAAAAAGAGAAGAATATTCTCTTACCTCTTTCTCCAATTCATAGAAGCTGTTGATTAGGACCCAATCTATGTTCTCAAGATTTGAGAATTGATTCACCAACATTTCAAGTGCTCTTGCTGATTCAGGAGTAGAAACAAAACTAGGTACATCTGAACTCTCAATTGTTACTAATCCAGGaattgagatttcttcatcaacTTCTGTAGGAGGAAGTTTTAGAACCCCATTATGTACATGGTAATAAATATTATCCACTGCACAAGATTGTGTGAAAAAAGCAGCACTAGCTAATCCATACTTCTTTGCCACTTCTACAGCCCAAGGAAGGAATGGATCATAAACTATGCAATTCACAGGATAACCACGAGTCGTTAACGTTTCAATAAGCTGAGACAGAGTGTTAGAGCCAACTTCTTTGAATCTTGTAATATAGGCCGCGAAGCTTTCTGCTTGGCCGATGCCTCCATCATCATAGCCATCGGAGATGGCCTCGATTGACACAGGAGTTGACAATTCTTGCATGGTTTTCAAGAAGAATTTTGTGGCTGCTATGGTGATTTTGACATTCTTGGATTGCAAACGTTTGGAGAATTGGAGCATAGGGTTGATATGACCTTGGATTGGATATGGCAAGATTAAGCAATGAGCATTGTGTGACATCTTTTTGCAACTTCTCAGTTGATATTAATGCCAAATTAAGAATGAGAGGATGGGAAAATCCTGTAGTGAAAATGAGGTTCTTATAGTTGGTCAAAAGAGTTTGAAGTGTTCAATTTTTTTGACATATTCATGCCTAAGTGTGTGTCTGGGCTTCTTATTTTGTCCCAATCAATAACGACTTTAAATTGCC
This DNA window, taken from Nicotiana tabacum cultivar K326 chromosome 15, ASM71507v2, whole genome shotgun sequence, encodes the following:
- the LOC107802365 gene encoding UDP-glycosyltransferase 74G1-like — protein: MSHNAHCLILPYPIQGHINPMLQFSKRLQSKNVKITIAATKFFLKTMQELSTPVSIEAISDGYDDGGIGQAESFAAYITRFKEVGSNTLSQLIETLTTRGYPVNCIVYDPFLPWAVEVAKKYGLASAAFFTQSCAVDNIYYHVHNGVLKLPPTEVDEEISIPGLVTIESSDVPSFVSTPESARALEMLVNQFSNLENIDWVLINSFYELEKEVIDWMSKLYPIKTIGPTIPSIYLDKRLPDDKEYGLSIFKPMTNECPNWLNHQPISSVVYVSFGSLTKLEPEQMEELAWGLKSSNKNFLWVVRSTEESKLPNNFLEELASEKGLVVSWCLQLQVLEHKSIGCFLTHCGWNSTLEAISLGVPMVAMPQWSDQPTNAKLVEDVWGMGVRAKQDEKGILRREVIEECIRRVMEEEKGKIITENAKKWKELARKAVDEGGSSDRNIEEFVSKLVTISYK